One Methanocaldococcus infernus ME DNA segment encodes these proteins:
- the hypD gene encoding hydrogenase formation protein HypD, producing the protein MRELVKKVTSKINELAKEFDELKIMHVCGSHEHTICKYGLRELLPENLLLIPGPGCPVCVTTQKEIDTAIYLSENYVITTLGDLYRVPGSEKSLFDVRAEGKDVRIVYSITDAVRMAKREKDKNFLFLAIGFETTAPTTGAELINLNIDNFFILNCHRRTPPVMEFLLEDSKIDAFICPGHVSAIIGVKPYYPLVEKYRVPMVIAGFEPMDILISIYMILKQLNENNIRVENEYDRVVKEEGNVVAQKIIEKVFTPSDKRWRGFPIIKGGGFELKEEFKKYDILEREEIPDIKEKIPKGCICDKILRGEKLPTDCKLFGKSCNPLNPVGSCMVSEEGTCRIFFKYYRGV; encoded by the coding sequence ATGAGAGAACTTGTTAAGAAAGTTACTTCCAAAATAAATGAATTAGCAAAAGAGTTTGATGAGTTAAAGATAATGCATGTCTGTGGAAGCCATGAGCATACAATTTGCAAATATGGGCTTAGGGAATTACTCCCAGAGAATTTACTACTTATCCCTGGCCCTGGCTGTCCTGTTTGTGTCACTACTCAGAAGGAGATAGATACGGCTATCTACCTTAGTGAGAATTATGTAATAACTACCCTTGGAGATCTCTACAGAGTTCCAGGGAGTGAAAAATCTCTATTTGATGTTAGAGCTGAAGGGAAAGATGTAAGAATAGTTTATAGTATAACTGATGCTGTAAGGATGGCTAAGAGAGAGAAAGATAAAAATTTTTTATTCTTGGCTATAGGATTTGAAACCACTGCTCCAACAACTGGGGCTGAGCTAATAAACTTAAATATAGATAATTTCTTTATCCTTAATTGTCATAGGAGAACCCCTCCAGTTATGGAGTTTTTGTTAGAAGACAGTAAGATAGATGCCTTCATATGCCCTGGGCATGTCTCAGCCATTATAGGGGTTAAGCCTTACTATCCCTTAGTTGAGAAGTATAGGGTGCCAATGGTAATAGCTGGCTTTGAACCTATGGATATCTTAATTTCAATTTACATGATCTTAAAGCAACTTAATGAAAATAATATTAGAGTTGAGAATGAATATGATAGAGTTGTAAAGGAAGAGGGAAATGTTGTAGCTCAAAAAATTATAGAGAAAGTTTTCACTCCCTCAGATAAAAGATGGAGAGGCTTCCCTATTATAAAAGGTGGAGGCTTTGAATTGAAGGAGGAGTTCAAAAAATATGACATCTTGGAGAGGGAAGAGATTCCAGACATTAAGGAGAAGATTCCAAAGGGTTGTATATGTGATAAAATTTTAAGAGGAGAGAAATTACCAACAGACTGTAAATTGTTTGGAAAGAGTTGTAATCCTCTAAACCCAGTAGGTAGCTGTATGGTTTCTGAAGAAGGAACTTGTAGAATCTTCTTTAAGTATTATAGAGGGGTTTAA
- a CDS encoding pyruvate ferredoxin oxidoreductase subunit gamma has product MIEIRFHGRGGQGAVTAAQILAKAAFYDGKYCQAFPFFGVERRGAPVRAFTRIDDKEILIRSQIYEPDYVVVLDPTLLDSVNVLEGLKKDGAVIVNTVKDLDLGYKVYTLDATKIALDVLGVPIVNTSMVGAFAGATKLVSLESVKKAILETFKGKLGEKNALAAEKAYNEIIEKYGE; this is encoded by the coding sequence GTGATTGAAATTAGATTCCATGGGAGAGGAGGGCAAGGGGCTGTTACTGCAGCCCAAATTTTGGCTAAAGCTGCCTTTTATGATGGAAAGTATTGCCAGGCATTTCCTTTTTTTGGTGTTGAGAGGAGAGGTGCACCAGTTAGAGCTTTCACAAGAATTGATGATAAAGAAATTTTGATAAGATCTCAAATCTATGAGCCTGATTATGTTGTTGTCTTAGATCCAACTCTTTTAGATTCTGTAAATGTCTTAGAGGGGTTAAAGAAGGATGGAGCTGTAATTGTTAACACTGTTAAAGACTTAGATTTAGGATATAAAGTTTATACACTTGACGCAACAAAGATAGCCTTAGATGTTTTAGGAGTTCCTATTGTTAATACATCAATGGTTGGAGCCTTTGCTGGAGCAACTAAGTTGGTTAGCTTAGAATCTGTAAAGAAAGCTATTTTAGAGACATTTAAAGGGAAGTTGGGAGAGAAGAATGCCTTAGCTGCTGAGAAGGCATACAATGAGATCATAGAGAAGTATGGTGAGTAA
- the porD gene encoding pyruvate synthase subunit PorD yields the protein MVNIGAIIYEPGSSVKNKTGTWRVFKPILNVELCVKCENCYIFCPEPAIYEEDGVFKINYDYCKGCLICANECPTGAITKTREEK from the coding sequence ATGGTTAATATTGGAGCCATTATCTATGAACCAGGAAGCTCAGTTAAGAACAAAACAGGAACTTGGAGAGTATTTAAACCTATTTTGAATGTTGAGCTCTGTGTTAAATGTGAAAATTGCTATATCTTCTGCCCAGAGCCTGCTATTTATGAGGAAGATGGAGTTTTTAAAATAAATTATGACTACTGTAAAGGCTGCTTAATCTGTGCCAATGAGTGTCCAACTGGAGCTATAACAAAGACAAGGGAAGAAAAATAA
- the porA gene encoding pyruvate synthase subunit PorA produces the protein MKKVITGTSAAAEAVRLCDVDVVAAYPITPQTSCVEKIAEFVANGELDAEYIKVESEHSAMAACIGASATGARTFTATASQGLALMHELLFIASGMRLPIVMLNTNRALSAPINIWCDHQDSISQRDTGWIQLYAENNQETLDLVIQAYKIAETVLLPVMVNIDGFILTHTVEPVEIPEEEKVRNFVGVYEPRHAYLDPDRPITQGPVGVPECYMETRKQIEEAMEEAKKVIDKVNKEFEKEFGRKYSLIETYNLENADTVLMAMGSVCGTIKHYINNYDNKVGLIKVRTYRPFPKEEIRKVLEDFDKVGILDKNISFGMNMGALAIDCLTILKDKTICNYIVGLGGRDITIQNIKEIVENLRRAKKDKTEWIGLNK, from the coding sequence ATGAAAAAGGTTATAACTGGAACTTCAGCAGCTGCTGAAGCTGTTAGGTTGTGTGACGTTGACGTTGTTGCAGCTTATCCAATCACTCCACAAACAAGCTGTGTTGAAAAGATAGCTGAATTTGTGGCTAATGGAGAGTTGGATGCTGAATATATAAAGGTTGAGAGTGAGCACTCAGCAATGGCTGCCTGTATAGGAGCAAGTGCTACAGGAGCAAGAACCTTTACTGCTACAGCTTCTCAAGGATTAGCTTTAATGCATGAACTTCTCTTCATAGCTTCAGGGATGAGATTACCAATAGTTATGCTAAACACAAATAGAGCATTATCAGCTCCAATAAATATATGGTGTGATCATCAAGATTCTATATCCCAAAGAGACACTGGTTGGATACAACTTTATGCTGAGAACAACCAGGAAACTTTAGATTTGGTTATACAAGCTTATAAGATAGCTGAAACTGTCTTACTTCCAGTGATGGTTAATATTGATGGGTTTATCTTAACCCATACAGTTGAGCCTGTTGAGATTCCAGAGGAAGAGAAGGTTAGAAACTTTGTTGGAGTTTATGAGCCAAGGCATGCATACTTAGATCCAGATAGGCCAATAACCCAAGGACCTGTAGGAGTGCCAGAGTGTTACATGGAAACAAGAAAACAGATAGAGGAAGCTATGGAAGAGGCTAAGAAAGTTATTGATAAGGTTAATAAAGAGTTTGAAAAAGAGTTTGGCAGAAAGTATAGTTTAATTGAAACTTATAACTTGGAGAATGCTGACACTGTCTTAATGGCTATGGGATCAGTTTGTGGAACCATTAAACACTACATCAATAACTATGACAATAAGGTTGGTCTCATAAAGGTTAGAACATATAGACCCTTCCCAAAAGAGGAGATAAGGAAAGTTTTAGAAGATTTTGATAAGGTTGGAATCTTAGATAAAAATATAAGCTTTGGAATGAACATGGGAGCTTTAGCTATAGATTGCTTAACTATACTTAAGGATAAAACTATCTGTAATTATATAGTTGGGCTTGGAGGAAGGGATATAACAATTCAGAATATTAAGGAGATTGTTGAAAACTTAAGAAGAGCTAAAAAAGATAAAACTGAGTGGATAGGACTAAATAAATAA
- the porB gene encoding pyruvate synthase subunit PorB, whose protein sequence is MQFPREEFLAPGHRGCAGCGASIVVRLALKAAGKDTIVTTPTGCLEVMTTPYPETAWKVPWIHVAFECAGAVASGISRAVKALKRKRGKFKDKKINVIAIGGDGGSADIGFQSLSGAMERGEDILYIMYDNEAYMNTGIQRSSETPLFAATTTSPAGKVWKGEDKPKKDMPMIMAAHGVPYVATACISYPEDFMRKVKKALSIEGPKFIHVLQPCTTGWGYPPDKTIEIGRLAVETGVFPLYEIEYGEFRLTYKPAKRKPVKEYIRMQKRFRHLTDEDIEKIQKYIDERCKLLGL, encoded by the coding sequence ATGCAATTTCCAAGGGAAGAGTTTTTAGCTCCTGGACATAGAGGATGTGCTGGCTGTGGAGCTTCTATAGTTGTTAGACTGGCATTAAAAGCTGCTGGAAAAGATACTATAGTTACAACTCCAACTGGCTGTTTAGAGGTTATGACAACCCCTTACCCAGAAACAGCTTGGAAGGTTCCCTGGATCCATGTGGCCTTTGAATGTGCTGGAGCTGTGGCAAGTGGGATAAGTAGGGCTGTAAAAGCTTTAAAGAGAAAGAGAGGGAAATTTAAAGATAAAAAGATAAATGTTATAGCTATTGGGGGAGATGGAGGATCAGCAGATATAGGATTTCAATCCCTAAGTGGAGCTATGGAAAGAGGGGAAGATATTCTCTATATTATGTATGATAATGAAGCTTACATGAACACAGGAATTCAGAGAAGTTCAGAAACTCCACTATTTGCTGCAACAACAACCTCTCCAGCAGGGAAGGTTTGGAAAGGAGAGGATAAGCCAAAGAAAGACATGCCCATGATCATGGCTGCCCATGGGGTTCCTTATGTTGCAACAGCCTGTATAAGCTATCCTGAAGACTTCATGAGAAAGGTTAAAAAAGCTCTCTCAATTGAGGGGCCTAAATTTATTCATGTGTTACAGCCATGTACCACAGGTTGGGGCTACCCACCAGATAAAACTATAGAAATTGGTAGGTTAGCTGTAGAAACTGGAGTTTTCCCATTGTATGAAATAGAGTATGGAGAATTTAGATTAACTTACAAGCCAGCCAAGAGAAAGCCAGTTAAGGAATATATAAGAATGCAGAAGAGGTTTAGACACTTAACAGATGAAGACATTGAAAAAATTCAGAAGTATATAGATGAGAGATGTAAGCTTTTAGGCTTGTAA
- a CDS encoding 4Fe-4S dicluster domain-containing protein: MKKIMMTNYTCDNCGDCIKACMQVNKVARIGIFEKDGKYLPIVCQHCRSAPCKEVCPVEAIYFKDSYVYLDLEKCIGCGLCALACPFGAITMEDKAYKCILCDGEEPACVKACSKRCLELVDVNELTFAKRDKTLELFSKMGKGGGKEVLDKVTTEAKLSKMVDNL, encoded by the coding sequence ATGAAGAAGATAATGATGACTAACTACACCTGTGACAACTGTGGAGACTGTATAAAGGCTTGTATGCAGGTTAATAAAGTAGCAAGAATAGGGATATTTGAGAAGGATGGGAAATATTTACCAATTGTTTGCCAGCACTGTAGATCAGCTCCTTGTAAAGAGGTTTGTCCAGTTGAAGCCATCTACTTTAAAGATAGCTATGTCTATTTAGACTTAGAAAAATGTATAGGCTGTGGCCTCTGTGCCTTAGCCTGTCCATTTGGAGCTATAACAATGGAAGATAAGGCTTATAAGTGTATATTGTGTGATGGAGAGGAGCCAGCTTGTGTAAAGGCTTGTTCAAAAAGATGCTTAGAGCTTGTTGATGTTAATGAGCTAACATTTGCTAAGAGAGATAAGACATTAGAGTTATTCAGTAAGATGGGTAAGGGAGGAGGAAAAGAGGTTTTAGATAAAGTGACTACAGAGGCTAAATTAAGCAAGATGGTGGATAATCTATGA
- a CDS encoding 4Fe-4S dicluster domain-containing protein codes for MINPSLCISCGKCERICPKNGIFIIDNVPIRCYHCEGNPCLLACPKEAIKRINGKVVIIEEKCIGCGLCALACPFGAIKMSRIAIKCDGCYSLEKELCSSVCPTGAISSLDEINEKKVESTVNKLNILKRIYGLKS; via the coding sequence ATGATCAATCCATCTTTATGTATAAGTTGTGGGAAGTGTGAAAGGATTTGTCCAAAAAATGGAATATTTATTATTGACAATGTTCCAATAAGATGTTATCACTGTGAGGGAAACCCTTGCTTGTTAGCTTGCCCAAAGGAAGCCATTAAAAGGATAAATGGGAAAGTGGTTATTATTGAAGAAAAATGTATAGGCTGTGGCCTCTGTGCCTTAGCCTGTCCATTTGGAGCTATAAAGATGAGTAGAATAGCTATTAAGTGTGATGGCTGCTACTCCTTAGAAAAAGAGCTCTGCTCTTCAGTTTGCCCAACTGGAGCAATAAGTAGCTTAGATGAAATAAATGAGAAGAAGGTTGAGAGTACAGTAAATAAGTTAAATATTTTAAAAAGAATTTATGGATTAAAGAGTTAA
- the hemL gene encoding glutamate-1-semialdehyde 2,1-aminomutase gives MKSKELFERAKKYLVGGVNSPVRYFKPYPFFVERAKDCYLYDVDGNKYIDYCLAYGPMVLGHANEKVIKKVEKQLYLGTAYGCPTEKEIILAEMVVDRVPCAELVRFVNSGTEATMSAIRLARGYTGRKKIIKFDGAYHGAHDYVLVKSGSGALTHGTPNSPGIPEETTKNTILVPFNDEEALEKAIKENRDEIACVIVEPVMGNVGCILPKEGYLKFLREITEENNILLIFDEVITGFRLARGGAQEYFNVVPDLATLGKILGGGFPIGAIVGKREIMEHFSPSGKVYQAGTFNGNPVSVTAGIATLEQLDENFYKKTTKFAEEIANALKELSERYKVEAKIYQIASMFQIYFNKEEVINYDIAKKSDTEKYMKYFHELLKRGIFVPPSQFECCFTSIKHEEVVEETINKLEEVFKALTL, from the coding sequence ATGAAATCTAAGGAATTGTTTGAGAGAGCTAAGAAATATTTAGTTGGTGGGGTTAATAGCCCAGTTAGATACTTCAAACCCTATCCCTTTTTTGTTGAGAGAGCTAAGGATTGTTATCTATATGATGTTGATGGAAATAAGTATATTGATTATTGTTTAGCCTATGGTCCAATGGTTTTAGGGCATGCAAATGAGAAGGTTATAAAAAAAGTTGAAAAACAGCTATACTTAGGAACAGCCTATGGTTGTCCAACTGAGAAAGAGATTATCTTAGCTGAGATGGTTGTTGATAGGGTACCATGTGCTGAACTTGTAAGATTTGTAAATTCTGGAACTGAGGCAACAATGTCAGCCATAAGGTTGGCAAGAGGATATACAGGAAGAAAGAAGATAATTAAGTTTGATGGAGCCTATCATGGAGCCCATGACTATGTCTTAGTTAAAAGTGGTAGTGGAGCTCTAACCCATGGAACTCCAAACTCTCCAGGAATTCCTGAGGAAACAACAAAAAACACTATATTAGTCCCTTTCAATGATGAGGAAGCTTTAGAGAAGGCTATAAAAGAGAATAGAGATGAAATAGCCTGTGTTATTGTTGAGCCTGTTATGGGTAATGTTGGCTGTATCTTACCAAAAGAAGGGTATCTAAAGTTTTTAAGAGAGATTACTGAGGAAAATAATATCTTATTAATCTTTGATGAGGTTATAACAGGCTTCAGATTGGCAAGAGGAGGGGCTCAGGAATATTTCAATGTTGTTCCTGACTTAGCCACCTTGGGGAAAATCTTAGGGGGAGGGTTTCCAATTGGTGCTATTGTAGGGAAGAGGGAGATTATGGAACACTTCTCTCCCTCAGGAAAGGTTTATCAGGCTGGAACCTTTAATGGTAACCCTGTTTCAGTAACAGCTGGGATAGCTACATTGGAACAACTTGATGAAAACTTTTATAAAAAAACTACCAAGTTTGCAGAGGAAATAGCTAATGCCCTAAAAGAGCTTTCAGAGAGGTATAAGGTAGAGGCTAAAATTTATCAAATAGCTTCAATGTTTCAGATCTACTTTAACAAGGAGGAAGTTATTAACTATGACATAGCTAAGAAGAGTGACACTGAAAAGTATATGAAGTATTTCCATGAGCTACTAAAAAGAGGAATCTTTGTTCCACCTTCACAGTTTGAATGTTGCTTCACATCTATAAAGCATGAGGAAGTTGTAGAAGAAACAATAAATAAGTTAGAGGAAGTGTTTAAAGCTTTAACTCTTTAA
- the cdhD gene encoding CO dehydrogenase/acetyl-CoA synthase subunit delta, producing MINNDKLGGSMDLNAIIKILEKVGKIEIENIVITADELIINIPSAPPVKIPQTPEMKEKLVEEFKIKEPEGIDWEPPVEKYKGRIREVSFGKPKSEGGRGVVVKIGGQRALYRFEEPQPNPPVVTFDIFDMPMPSFPKPIRQYFEDVMEDPVEWAKKCVKFGADMITIHHISTDPKIKDKSPKEAAKLMEDLLQAVKVPFVIGGSGNPDKDPLVLEECAKAAEGDRCLLASANLELDYKKIVNAAMKYDHNVLAWTIMDPNMAKDLNRKLIDAGLDPNRIVMDPTTCALGYGIEFSINAMVRLRLSGLKGDELVNMPMSSGTTNANGAREAWMTNKEWGDKKYRLALWEITTGLTMLLCGVDLFMMLNPVAVKTLKKVGEKLTNKFKMPKKVDWIIA from the coding sequence ATGATTAATAATGATAAATTAGGTGGGTCTATGGATTTAAATGCTATAATAAAAATCTTGGAGAAGGTTGGGAAGATTGAGATTGAGAATATAGTGATAACAGCTGATGAGCTAATTATAAATATTCCTTCAGCCCCTCCTGTTAAAATTCCTCAAACTCCAGAGATGAAAGAGAAATTAGTGGAAGAATTTAAAATTAAAGAGCCTGAGGGTATAGATTGGGAGCCACCAGTGGAGAAGTATAAAGGAAGAATAAGGGAGGTTTCCTTTGGAAAGCCTAAGAGTGAAGGAGGAAGAGGAGTAGTTGTAAAGATTGGAGGGCAAAGAGCTTTATATAGATTTGAAGAGCCTCAGCCAAACCCTCCAGTTGTAACCTTTGACATCTTTGACATGCCAATGCCATCATTTCCTAAACCTATAAGGCAGTATTTTGAAGATGTCATGGAGGATCCAGTGGAATGGGCTAAGAAGTGTGTCAAGTTTGGAGCTGACATGATAACTATCCATCATATCTCAACAGACCCAAAAATTAAAGATAAGTCTCCTAAGGAAGCTGCTAAGCTAATGGAAGATCTTTTACAAGCTGTTAAGGTTCCTTTTGTTATTGGAGGTAGTGGAAACCCTGATAAAGATCCTTTAGTCCTTGAAGAGTGTGCTAAGGCTGCAGAAGGAGATAGATGCTTATTAGCTTCAGCAAACTTAGAGTTAGATTATAAGAAAATTGTTAATGCTGCTATGAAGTATGATCACAATGTCTTAGCCTGGACAATTATGGATCCAAATATGGCTAAGGATTTAAATAGAAAGCTTATAGATGCTGGCTTAGATCCAAACAGGATAGTTATGGACCCTACAACTTGTGCCTTAGGTTATGGGATTGAATTTTCAATAAATGCTATGGTAAGGTTAAGACTCTCTGGACTAAAGGGAGATGAGTTAGTGAATATGCCAATGTCTTCAGGAACCACAAATGCCAATGGAGCAAGAGAAGCGTGGATGACAAATAAAGAGTGGGGAGATAAGAAGTATAGATTAGCCCTATGGGAGATAACAACAGGTTTAACCATGTTACTCTGTGGAGTTGATCTATTCATGATGCTAAACCCTGTAGCTGTTAAAACCCTAAAGAAGGTTGGTGAGAAATTAACAAATAAATTTAAGATGCCTAAAAAGGTTGATTGGATCATAGCTTAG
- the acsC gene encoding acetyl-CoA decarbonylase/synthase complex subunit gamma, whose amino-acid sequence MKKVNAMDIYKLLPKRNCKKCGYTCMAFATKLLEREESLDKCPFLTEENRKKILELISPPVREVSFGGKKKVVLGGEEVMYRYQKTFFNPTAIGVDVEDTLTEEEIRERAKKIEDFVFERTGEKLKLDFIVIRNKSQDPEKFVKAIKIVEEATEMPICLATNNLESLKKALDVVKQKPLIYSATKENLDEILKIIKEKNKEVALVLSSGDVKELKYMAAKCLVNGLEDVVLEPYLDPEDVFNTVDMNVMIRRSAIERGDKYLGFPILNCPIVSYFYALNNPVPPDEFFSKEDSAKIYEATVSATLLNRYADALIIHNLDIWELMPILTLRQAIYTDPRKPQEVEPGLYPIGNPDENSPVILTTNFSLTFYTVTGDFEKDNVTCWLLVMDTGGKAVDVSVAGGQYNGENAKKLIEETGIAEKVNHRIIILPALAASTRGDIEEKTGWTCVVGTRDSSQVGEFLRKNWDRILKEWREKNKS is encoded by the coding sequence ATGAAAAAAGTTAATGCAATGGACATCTATAAGTTACTTCCTAAAAGGAACTGTAAGAAGTGTGGCTATACTTGTATGGCCTTTGCCACCAAGCTATTGGAGAGAGAGGAGAGCTTAGATAAATGTCCATTTCTTACAGAGGAAAATAGAAAGAAGATTTTAGAGCTTATCTCTCCACCTGTTAGAGAGGTTTCCTTTGGAGGAAAAAAGAAAGTTGTCTTAGGTGGAGAGGAAGTAATGTACAGATATCAGAAAACCTTCTTTAACCCAACAGCTATTGGAGTAGATGTAGAAGATACTTTAACTGAGGAAGAGATTAGAGAGAGGGCTAAGAAAATAGAGGACTTTGTCTTTGAGAGAACTGGAGAAAAATTAAAGTTAGACTTTATTGTTATAAGAAACAAATCTCAAGACCCTGAGAAGTTTGTTAAAGCTATAAAGATTGTTGAAGAAGCTACAGAAATGCCTATCTGCTTAGCAACAAATAACTTAGAAAGTTTAAAGAAAGCCTTAGATGTGGTTAAGCAAAAACCTTTAATTTACTCAGCAACTAAGGAGAATTTAGATGAGATACTAAAGATCATTAAAGAGAAGAATAAAGAGGTTGCCTTAGTCTTATCTTCAGGGGATGTTAAAGAGCTAAAGTATATGGCTGCTAAGTGCTTGGTGAATGGTTTAGAAGATGTTGTTTTAGAGCCTTACTTAGACCCTGAAGATGTCTTCAACACTGTTGATATGAATGTTATGATAAGAAGAAGTGCCATTGAGAGAGGAGATAAATACTTAGGATTTCCAATATTAAATTGTCCTATAGTTTCTTACTTCTATGCCTTAAATAACCCTGTCCCACCAGATGAATTTTTCAGTAAAGAGGATAGTGCTAAAATTTATGAAGCTACAGTTTCAGCCACTTTATTAAATAGATATGCTGATGCCTTAATTATTCACAACTTAGACATCTGGGAGTTAATGCCAATCTTAACCTTAAGACAGGCTATTTACACTGATCCAAGGAAGCCTCAAGAGGTTGAGCCTGGCTTATATCCAATTGGAAACCCAGATGAGAATAGTCCAGTTATACTAACCACTAACTTCTCCCTAACCTTCTACACTGTCACAGGAGACTTTGAAAAGGATAATGTAACCTGTTGGCTCTTGGTTATGGACACTGGAGGGAAGGCTGTTGACGTCTCTGTAGCTGGAGGACAGTACAATGGAGAGAATGCTAAGAAATTAATTGAAGAGACTGGAATAGCTGAAAAGGTTAACCATAGAATTATCATTCTCCCAGCCTTAGCAGCATCAACAAGGGGAGATATAGAGGAAAAGACTGGATGGACTTGTGTAGTAGGAACAAGAGACTCTTCACAGGTTGGAGAGTTCTTAAGAAAGAACTGGGATAGGATTTTAAAAGAGTGGAGAGAGAAAAATAAAAGTTAG
- a CDS encoding A24 family peptidase C-terminal domain-containing protein, protein MSLLDIAYIINFFILILASITDIKEKIIPHKYVIAMFLINLPIGYYFFGFDAIIGMISTFILCLILSIGMGGGDVKLFTALAPIFSYDLFYFLPKPILYMIAISMLLVAIYPLFKIFRRYYKEILYSSFYLATVMGILYYIIYKLNIPYGTILIYLYIIVSIFYLKKNKKYKEISKKLAYFFPLYLLLIYLLDKEYFIKNNLLLSSIIYIFEIILIALVVYALAGAEISTKKKIDELKEGDILRDVIIFKDNDDVEVKNLSLLGRIKFMLENKEKNYLLCDGEGLSEEDIEKLKKYKDKIKELTVIETYPYVPFVTLSYVIIILLTKLNIL, encoded by the coding sequence ATGAGCCTCTTAGACATAGCTTATATAATAAATTTTTTTATTTTAATTTTGGCATCAATAACAGATATAAAAGAAAAAATTATTCCTCACAAGTATGTTATAGCCATGTTTTTAATTAACCTTCCTATTGGTTACTATTTTTTTGGCTTTGATGCTATTATTGGGATGATAAGCACTTTTATCTTATGTTTAATTTTAAGCATTGGGATGGGAGGAGGAGATGTTAAGCTCTTCACAGCCTTAGCCCCAATTTTTTCCTATGACTTATTTTACTTCCTACCCAAGCCAATCTTATATATGATAGCCATAAGTATGCTCTTAGTAGCCATCTATCCATTATTTAAAATTTTTAGGAGATATTATAAGGAAATCTTATACTCTTCCTTTTATTTAGCCACTGTTATGGGAATCCTTTACTATATAATTTATAAGCTAAATATTCCCTATGGAACAATTCTAATTTATTTATATATAATAGTGTCAATCTTTTACCTAAAGAAGAATAAAAAATATAAGGAGATATCTAAGAAGTTAGCCTACTTTTTCCCCCTCTATCTTCTCCTTATCTACCTCTTGGACAAAGAATACTTTATAAAGAATAACTTACTCCTAAGCTCAATAATTTATATATTTGAGATAATTCTTATAGCTTTGGTTGTCTATGCCCTTGCTGGAGCTGAGATCTCTACAAAGAAGAAAATTGATGAGCTTAAAGAAGGAGATATTTTAAGGGATGTAATAATCTTTAAAGATAATGATGATGTAGAGGTTAAAAATCTCTCACTCCTTGGTAGAATTAAATTTATGCTTGAAAATAAGGAAAAGAACTATCTTCTATGTGATGGAGAGGGGTTAAGTGAAGAGGATATAGAGAAGTTAAAAAAGTATAAGGATAAGATTAAAGAGCTTACAGTGATTGAAACCTATCCCTATGTTCCCTTTGTTACACTCTCCTATGTAATCATTATCTTACTAACCAAGCTAAATATTCTCTAA
- a CDS encoding cysteine-rich small domain-containing protein has protein sequence MIELAENFLKEVLLKIVNRDCPYYPCHFEGQTCLWCFCPFYPCEDESLGEYIEGKHGKVWSCEKCHWIHSVDIAIEVYKEIAYLIRYLPTEEAIKLLDNHKVMLGIKDKVMRK, from the coding sequence TTGATAGAGCTTGCTGAGAACTTTTTAAAAGAAGTTCTATTAAAGATAGTTAATAGGGATTGCCCTTACTATCCCTGCCATTTTGAGGGACAAACTTGCCTATGGTGTTTTTGCCCATTCTATCCTTGTGAGGATGAAAGCTTAGGGGAATATATAGAAGGGAAACATGGAAAAGTTTGGAGCTGTGAAAAGTGCCATTGGATCCATAGTGTTGATATAGCCATTGAAGTTTATAAAGAAATAGCTTATCTAATAAGATATTTACCAACTGAAGAAGCTATTAAGCTCTTAGACAATCATAAGGTTATGCTTGGGATAAAGGATAAGGTTATGAGAAAATGA